One Procambarus clarkii isolate CNS0578487 chromosome 15, FALCON_Pclarkii_2.0, whole genome shotgun sequence DNA segment encodes these proteins:
- the LOC138364847 gene encoding mucin-4-like: MVSVRYQQHWPQDTQLSHKQKHGEEGFDKGQFLFRDVNTDASARESAFSISTTTNRPVKTQITAAVTSVTASMNSTVEENTEVTTKANNSFYSESIPISTIPASSITSINPPILDITTTEIPVTTIISRSNFPLETTAYSINKPHVADVLEIDYSRTAMTTVPPSAEIDITNAPVMKTKVQPFTMKPREIIFKTENQKTILSLNPLPANHTENLFKHSSESADLVSPKIDCEDTCQEYIPGKEMHSSTGNTQAAITISPHINSQDKNHTDEQIINHEDLPLTSPGQENGESSHGFSLILTSQSNTSTLIEGSNTNSTFINLERIPFKLTESNMLLPSQPISNNTSPSFVTEKVPTPYVQQSNESLQPSRDIPLTPYKATVANDLKQKVNESSQAHKNVSLPPIEETIQTSLVQQMNEYSHLSDSVSVTQKSINILEVAKRPQTDKTLSTSHLPSRESLQFSNKMDNEEVLLLPITSQSTSQRVNGPSNRPLQNQVSPQRLFVPRPSLRHSFRSRITRKNHENRPSLKPQPVLMQSSQGILPQFSPASGLEFKLMKNAEAKSDSRRPIILPQFSPSSGQKFILAHPDKASYTELIINDKEKGILGLHPDPSQTVSGFSISSPLQNPHVTKETYSQREGNTHHEYDQTPQDYEKDTHLSIQNSSNLRKIIGDKISEQPSLYVTDKGNTSVSDTAQNIPATVLLGVNNVPYITTLSPISVQTFISEVAGQITQTSISLPDSHEVEGNSSLVFTTSSGFLPSTKESLKPLIQNGKNQSATFEEMRDDNIVSQLVHLKRIEFTNPKQLETNITENSESYRELDPGEGMMLQVTETSEENTNVIPSLPLVFSAMPSPTDTNNKDDSQELVTLRTLVSPIQKAIQTQQTLPTMLLNLGLPYEETSTPRLSSTRSGIESNKPHNTDESKAVSSQRQQNISSRLSHKELQLSQKPQHLPFVQLSALLLSVDSTVSPLTIPSRRQPSPFDQQTSNHSESLDTLQPKQLNEEEAYEKPSSTSMSPLPNVTTSPTAMAPEAKAYVLSSSVTGYYDKLASDILQALPDFLKGAVKVDRTNLPRDNNVVISDSYGNVAYQRSRTTFTNAENDL, from the exons ATGGTGagtgtgag GTATCAGCAACACTGGCCACAAGATACACAATTATCACACAAACAAAAACATGGAGAAGAGGGTTTTGACAAAGGACAGTTCCTCTTCAGAGATGTCAACACAGATGCAAGTGCCAGAGAATCAGCATTCAGCATATCAACTACAACAAACAGGCCAGTAAAAACACAAAttacagcagcagtaacatcAGTCACAGCATCAATGAATTCAACAGTTGAAGAAAACACAGAAGTTACAACCAAAGCCAACAACTCATTTTACAGTGAAAGTATCCCAATAAGTACAATACCTGCAAGTAGTATAACCTCCATCAATCCACCAATATTAGATATAACTACAACAGAGATTCCAGTAACTACAATCATAAGCAGAAGTAACTTCCCATTAGAAACCACTGCTTACAGTATTAACAAACCACATGTTGCAGATGTACTTGAAATTGATTATTCGAGGACTGCCATGACAACAGTGCCACCTTCTGCTGAAATTGACATTACAAATGCCCCCGTCATGAAAACTAAAGTTCAGCCATTCACAATGAAACCAAGGGAAATTATATTTAAAACAGAAAATCAGAAAACCATCTTGTCACTAAATCCTTTACCAGCCAATCACACTGAGAATTTATTTAAACACTCGAGTGAAAGTGCAGATCTTGTTTCTCCAAAAATCGACTGTGAGGACACATGCCAAGAATACATTCCTGGCAAAGAAATGCACTCAAGCACTGGTAACACTCAAGCTGCAATTACTATATCACCTCACATTAATTCTCAAGATAAAAATCATACTGATGAGCAAATAATCAATCACGAAGATTTACCATTAACGAGCCCAGGGCAAGAAAATGGAGAGTCATCTCATGGTTTCTCTCTTATACTAACTAGTCAAAGTAATACTTCTACTTTAATTGAAGGAAGTAACACCAACTCGACATTTATAAACCTCGAAAGAATTCCTTTCAAATTAACTGAAAGTAATATGTTACTTCCTTCACAGCCTATTAGTAATAATACTTCCCCATCATTTGTGACTGAAAAAGTGCCTACTCCATATGTCCAGCAAAGTAATGAATCTTTGCAACCAAGTCGAGATATTCCTCTAACACCTTATAAAGCAACCGTGGCCAATGATCTCAAGCAAAAAGTTAACGAGTCTTCACAAGCCCACAAAAATGTTTCCCTGCCACCTATAGAAGAAACCATACAAACATCACTTGTACAACAAATGAATGAATATTCCCATCTGAGTGACAGTGTTAGTGTTACACAGAAATCTATAAATATACTCGAAGTTGCCAAGAGACCACAGACAGATAAAACCCTCAGTACATCTCATTTACCATCAAGAGAGAGTCTTCAATTTTCAAATAAAATGGATAACGAGGAAGTACTATTGTTACCAATAACTAGCCAGTCAACATCTCAAAGAGTCAATGGTCCTTCTAATCGTCCTTTGCAAAATCAAGTTAGCCCACAAAGATTGTTTGTGCCGAGACCTTCACTTCGACACAGCTTCCGATCAAGGATTACAAGAAAAAACCATGAAAATCGCCCATCTTTAAAACCCCAGCCAGTGCTTATGCAGAGTTCTCAGGGTATACTGCCTCAGTTCAGCCCAGCTAGTGGTTTGGAGTTTaaattgatgaaaaatgcagaagcAAAATCAGATAGCAGAAGACCAATTATTTTGCCTCAGTTTAGTCCATCAAGTGGTCAGAAATTCATTCTAGCACATCCTGATAAGGCTTCATATACTGAACTTATCATCAATGACAAAGAAAAAGGCATCCTAGGTTTACATCCAGATCCTTCCCAAACAGTTTCTGGTTTCTCTATCTCCAGCCCTTTGCAAAATCCTCATGTTACCAAAGAAACATATAGCCAGAGAGAGGGTAACACACATCATGAGTATGATCAAACGCCACAGGATTATGAAAAAGATACACATCTTTCCATACAAAATTCAAGCAATTTAAGGAAAATTATTGGGGATAAAATCAGTGAGCAACCATCATTGTATGTCACAGACAAGGGCAACACTTCAGTATCTGATACTGCACAAAATATACCGGCAACAGTTTTATTAGGTGTAAATAACGTACCTTATATTACAACTTTATCCCCAATTTCAGTTCAAACATTCATCTCTGAAGTAGCAGGGCAAATTACGCAAACCAGCATTTCTTTACCCGATTCCCATGAAGTTGAAGGCAATTCTTCATTGGTATTTACTACCAGTAGTGGTTTCTTACCTAGCACCAAAGAATCACTGAAGCCATTAATCCAAAATGGAAAGAATCAGTCTGCTACTTTTGAAGAAATGAGAGATGATAATATAGTGAGTCAACTTGTGCATCTCAAAAGAATTGAGTTCACAAATCCAAAACAATTGGAGACTAATATAACAGAAAATAGTGAAAGCTACAGAGAATTAGACCCAGGTGAGGGAATGATGCTACAAGTTACAGAAACCTCTGAAGAAAACACTAATGTCATCCCTTCCTTGCCATTGGTATTCAGTGCTATGCCTTCACCAACAGACACTAACAATAAGGATGATTCTCAGGAATTAGTTACTTTGAGAACTCTAGTCAGCCCAATACAGAAAGCCATTCAgactcaacaaacactaccaacaatgctTCTTAACTTAGGTTTACCTTATGAAGAAACTTCAACTCCTCGGTTATCCTCAACTAGGTCAGGTATCGAGTCAAACAAGCCACACAACACGGATGAATCTAAAGCTGTGTCGTCACAGCGGCAGCAGAATATATCTTCAAGATTAAGTCACAAAGAATTACAATTATCACAAAAACCTCAACATTTACCTTTTGTTCAATTAAGTGCACTTCTCTTATCAGTCGACTCTACAGTTTCACCATTAACGATTCCCTCTCGACGCCAGCCGTCACCATTTGATCAACAAACCTCAAATCATTCCGAATCATTGGATACCTTACAACCCAAGCAATTGAATGAGGAAGAGGCTTATGAAAAGCCATCTAGTACTTCAATGAGCCCCTTGCCAAATGTCACCACCTCACCAACTGCCATGGCACCTGAAGCTAAAGCCTATGTCTTATCTTCATCAGTTACTGGATATTATGACAAGCTAGCAAGTGATATCCTACAGGCACTGCCAGACTTTTTAAAGGGAGCTGTGAAAGTTGACAGAACAAATTTACCAAGAGACAATAATGTGGTTATTAGTGACAGTTATGGCAATGTGGCTTACCAGCGAAGCAGAACAACATTCACTAATGCAGAAAATGATTTGTAA
- the LOC123759044 gene encoding U6 snRNA-associated Sm-like protein LSm8 produces the protein MTNTLESYVNHLVSVITADGRNIVGTLKGFDQTVNLIMDECHERVYSSHRGVEQVILGLYVVRGDNVALIGEVDEDLDSRLDLENIRAEPLNECKT, from the exons ATGACCAATACGCTTGAGAGTTACGTCAACC ATCTAGTCTCCGTTATAACAGCTGATGGGAGAAACATTGTA GGAACACTGAAAGGCTTTGACCAGACTGTAAACCTGATCATGGACGAGTGTCACGAGCGGGTCTACAGCTCCCATCGAGGTGTTGAGCAAGTCATTTTGGGACTTTATGTCGTCAGAGGTGATAATGT AGCCCTCATTGGAGAAGTGGATGAAGACTTGGATTCAAGATTAGACCTTGAAAATATTCGAGCAGAACCTTTGAATGAATGTAAAACTTGA